A single window of Dermacentor albipictus isolate Rhodes 1998 colony chromosome 1, USDA_Dalb.pri_finalv2, whole genome shotgun sequence DNA harbors:
- the LOC135901598 gene encoding regulator of telomere elongation helicase 1 homolog encodes MSSQMLNLRGVTIHFPHEPYDVQKKYMEKVIECLQTGVNGILESPTGTGKTLSLLCSSLAWLEDHKAAIQLSAGQHRLSDVNSSGFLSQLQHLFDQQESANRPSPMCPKIIYSSRTHSQLSQAINELKKTNYKYVKSVVLGSRDQLCINPEVQRLQDNATKLRVCRHKVTTRTCPFHLNYDTKMTRSEYQDTPVMDIEDLGKLGKKFVCCPYYAAKTLKGKADIVFMPYNYLVDAKSRKAHGVELEGNVVIFDEAHNIEGMCEESMSFQLLSSDLALCIKEITHAADLKQQKETEAAAGVEGVDPDFTLLDVAKIKAILLSLEKCVDELLMQVNGESTTKSGDFMFTMLKGAGVSRQNKDELMDLLDKIVSFLEVNAVGAFSPRGVGLNRLITILSSLYSVEGEGLSVELIFKTKFKVHIQKDVNKKKKGSQDVWTVPSTMPKKLDWCLNCWCFSPSVSMDNLLKQGARCIILTSGTLSPLSSFAAELGIPFPVQLENPHVIKEEQIYVSVLSNGYDGQILNCSYENRNNPAYIGSLGRTLCNLCRIIPGGVLLFFPSYAVMRNFVEAWTSNGTMTSLALVKPTVMEVQRSTDFSSLIQEYCENVDSPEKKGCLLMAVCRGRMSEGMDFTDQYARAAIIVGFPLPPCFDPRVQLKKQYLDESPSRTVFSGNDWYVLQATRAVNQAVGRVIRHQRDFGAILFCDKRYSEPRNLSQLSKWVKEKARLRSSFSVVLKELSVFFRAAGVSNESNRATGKMLVGSRNGNAFGIPSKESTPNLRSLTFSGQPVADNDENVLKTYLASKGGPTKEHSQSQDRGQQGRNLFDVLNSSSASKALDFCSLRKVNFRSTDDKQTEEHYMQNPKKRKLFVPLKGIGPPQSSAICDGAGTSYARGSESSKDIWKSVLASLKKCLNDIDYNSVCINMKAYLRTNDSDALAQSLGQCLLDVPDRDELLACLARVVTSSQREDFVAKCRAHW; translated from the coding sequence ATGTCGTCGCAAATGCTAAACTTGCGGGGTGTGACAATTCACTTCCCGCATGAGCCGTACGATGTGCAAAAGAAGTACATGGAAAAAGTGATAGAATGTCTGCAGACTGGCGTGAATGGCATCCTGGAGAGCCCAACAGGAACGGGAAAAACACTTTCACTATTATGCTCATCATTAGCCTGGCTTGAAGATCACAAAGCAGCAATTCAACTGAGCGCTGGACAGCACCGGTTGTCTGACGTGAACTCGTCGGGATTCCTGTCGCAACTGCAACATCTTTTTGATCAACAGGAATCGGCAAATCGACCAAGTCCTATGTGTCCCAAGATTATCTACAGCTCAAGAACTCACTCACAGCTGTCACAAGCCATTAACGAGTTAAAAAAGACGAACTACAAATATGTGAAGTCCGTAGTCTTAGGTTCCCGAGATCAGTTGTGCATCAACCCAGAGGTGCAGAGACTGCAAGACAATGCTACGAAATTGCGGGTTTGCCGACATAAAGTAACGACAAGGACTTGCCCCTTTCACTTGAACTATGACACCAAAATGACAAGGTCCGAGTATCAAGACACTCCTGTAATGGATATTGAAGACTTGGGCAAGCTTGGCAAAAAATTTGTCTGTTGCCCGTATTATGCGGCCAAGACACTAAAAGGGAAAGCCGACATTGTCTTTATGCCTTACAATTATCTTGTCGATGCAAAGTCACGAAAGGCACATGGTGTTGAGCTAGAAGGAAATGTGGTCATATTTGATGAAGCTCACAACATAGAAGGCATGTGTGAAGAGAGCATGTCATTCCAGCTCCTCTCATCGGATTTGGCATTGTGCATAAAGGAAATAACTCATGCAGCAGACCTGAAACAGCAGAAAGAGACTGAAGCGGCTGCTGGAGTCGAAGGAGTTGATCCAGATTTCACATTGCTTGATGTGGCTAAGATTAAAGCTATTTTGCTTTCCCTTGAAAAGTGTGTGGATGAACTGCTTATGCAGGTGAATGGAGAATCAACAACAAAATCTGGAGATTTTATGTTTACCATGCTGAAAGGAGCGGGTGTTAGTCGACAAAACAAAGATGAACTTATGGACCTCCTGGAcaaaattgtttctttccttgaAGTCAACGCAGTTGGAGCATTCAGTCCTAGAGGTGTAGGCCTGAACCGCCTGATAACTATTCTCAGCAGCCTCTATTCTGTTGAGGGAGAAGGCTTGTCAGTAGAGTTGATATTCAAGACTAAGTTTAAGGTTCACATCCAAAAAGatgtgaacaagaaaaagaagggatCTCAGGATGTCTGGACTGTTCCCTCAACCATGCCCAAAAAGCTCGATTGGTGTCTTAATTGTTGGTGCTTCTCACCAAGTGTGAGTATGGACAACCTCTTAAAGCAGGGTGCCCGCTGCATTATTCTAACTAGTGGCACACTGTCTCCACTCAGTTCATTTGCAGCTGAACTGGGTATTCCATTCCCTGTACAACTGGAGAACCCACATGTTATTAAGGAAGAACAAATCTATGTGTCTGTGCTTAGCAATGGTTATGATGGTCAAATCTTGAATTGCAGCTATGAGAACAGGAACAATCCTGCCTACATAGGTTCTCTTGGTAGAACACTTTGTAATCTTTGCAGGATCATTCCAGGGGGTGTATTGCTCTTCTTCCCATCATATGCTGTCATGAGAAATTTTGTTGAGGCCTGGACTTCAAATGGAACCATGACTTCACTTGCACTTGTCAAACCAACAGTTATGGAAGTCCAGAGGAGTACAGACTTTTCCTCACTCATTCAAGAGTATTGTGAAAATGTGGACTCACCTGAAAAAAAGGGTTGCCTTCTTATGGCAGTGTGCAGGGGACGCATGAGTGAGGGCATGGATTTCACAGACCAGTACGCTCGTGCAGCCATCATAGTTGGCTTTCCATTACCCCCTTGCTTTGATCCCAGGGTTCAGCTTAAGAAGCAGTATCTTGATGAGTCTCCATCACGCACTGTTTTCTCTGGAAACGATTGGTATGTGCTGCAGGCAACTAGAGCAGTCAATCAAGCTGTTGGTCGTGTCATACGCCACCAGCGTGATTTCGGTGCAATCTTGTTCTGTGACAAGCGTTACAGTGAGCCACGAAATCTGAGTCAGTTATCAAAATGGGTGAAAGAGAAAGCCAGGCTACGTTCTAGCTTTAGTGTTGTCCTGAAAGAGCTCTCTGTTTTCTTCAGAGCTGCAGGTGTGTCAAATGAAAGCAACAGAGCTACAGGAAAAATGCTGGTGGGCTCAAGAAATGGAAATGCATTTGGAATCCCATCAAAGGAAAGCACACCGAATTTGAGAAGCCTCACATTCTCTGGACAGCCAGTGGCTGACAATGATGAAAATGTTTTGAAGACTTACCTGGCCAGCAAGGGGGGGCCCACCAAGGAACATTCACAGTCACAAGACAGAGGCCAGCAAGGACGAAACTTATTTGATGTCCTCAACAGCAGTTCAGCATCAAAGGCACTGGACTTTTGCAGCCTCCGCAAGGTCAACTTCAGAAGCACCGATGACAAACAGACGGAAGAACACTATATGCAGAATCCCAAAAAACGGAAACTTTTTGTGCCACTCAAGGGAATTGGACCTCCCCAGTCTTCTGCTATTTGTGATGGTGCTGGCACATCTTACGCTAGGGGTTCAGAGTCATCAAAGGATATTTGGAAGTCTGTCTTGGCGTCACTTAAGAAGTGTCTAAATGATATTGACTACAACAGTGTTTGCATCAACATGAAGGCATACCTCAGAACTAATGACTCTGATGCACTTGCACAGTCACTTGGTCAGTGTCTGCTGGACGTTCCCGACAGAGATGAACTCCTTGCCTGCCTGGCAAGAGTAGTTACATCATCTCAAAGAGAGGACTTTGTAGCAAAATGCCGTGCTCACTGGTGA